Sequence from the Thunnus maccoyii chromosome 22, fThuMac1.1, whole genome shotgun sequence genome:
AGCTGAAAATTCagatgagagaggaaaaactgcagaaaaaagcagcagagaaagtCTGCGAGGTAATGCAGCTAAGATCTAAACTTATTTGGATTTGATTCTGAATTTCACTCATCATGAGTTTATTCCAAGACTTTGATTAATCATATTCTTCATATCATATTCTACCATTAGGGAATTATTGTTGCCACTTAAACACACTTAAAAGTGAAATGACTCAAGTAGTACCAACTTTCCACCTCTTTGTCAGAGTGTCCCAGATTCAACAAGTGCCACCACCCAAACCAAtactgcagcagcagatgcCATATCAGAGGAGGATCCTAAATCATGTATGTAGTATGATTTATTCAACACAGGAAATTGCtaaataatcaagaaaatgaatcatttactgtcttctttctcttcagTGAATGAAACTGCACAGGACTCTGATTTCTCCACTGGCATGAAGGTACAGCAGACTCTGTTTCCAATGTTATGCAAACACTTtcgctgttgtgtttttgctgattGTTCAGAAAAGCAACAGTTATGCTGTTTTTGTGGGTGATTAAAATGTTACAGGTGAAGCAACTGGCCCTGATGTTTTCAGCTACAACcaagaaaacagcagcagtccaGCAACCAAAGGAGAAACCACAGGAGGAACAAAAACTACCACAGGTGATAGATGTTCTGACAGAAAATGCAGCTTTTAAGTTTTATGCTAACTGATTTGAAAAGGGCTGTGTTAACAGTTATgatcatattattattaattagttGGATACATGAATGCTTTATATCTTTCAGGCGAAGCCTTTGGTCCAGAGGTTTTTAGACGCTACAGCCCAGGAAACAGCAGTCCAGCAACCAAAGGAGAAACACGAGAAGGAACAAAAACTACCACAGGTGATAGATGTTTGGACAGAAAATGCAGCTTCACATGTTATTgttgacagacttgaaaagtgTTGTGCTAACAGCTATGATCATATTATTGTTAATTAGATAGATACTTGAATGCCTAATATCTTTCAGCCTTTGGCGCAGAAGTTTTTAGCTGCCACAGCCCAAGAAACAGCAGTCCAACCAAAGAAGCAAGACAAAGAGGATCAAAAACTATCACCGGTAAAGAACTAGTGTCTTTTTTAGTTATAACTATTGGATGGTTTGCCTTGAATTTTTCTACAgatattcatgatccccagTAGATGAATCCTACACACATTAATAATGCTTTGCAGCTTCTCCAGTGAGGGGATTTGCTGCTTTCcactgttttatatcattgtacaTTGAATATAATTGTGTTTTAGGCTgttagtttgacaaaacaagacagacatCCGAAGACATCACATTGGacttaattaattgattaattgagaaagtaTTAAAATAATCCTCAGCTTCAGCCATAGAAGATGTAACAACCCCTAAAAAACCTAATTCAGTTTTGAAATGCAGGAATCCATCTTGTAGTGTCTCTAGTTGCAATATGAAGAGCTTTCATTAGCTCACAGATTCTCATACAGTTGAGATGAAACACTACATACGTGCTCAAATGCTTCATACATTATAAACCTTCCACCTTTCTCTGACCAAAGATGCCAGACTCAACAAGTGCCACCACCAAAATGAATCCTGCAGTGACAGAGGACGCAACAAAGGAGGACCCCAAAGCATGTATGTGGTTGTGTTATGGTTAATTTAACACAGGAAACTGCTAAATAGTTAAGGGAATGCGATTGACAGTGACCTTCCTCTGTTTTTACAGTGTCTGAAACTGCACAGCTCTCTGATTGCTCCACTGGACTGAAGGTAGAGCcaattttattcattaattatatAATGTTCAATAACTATTTGTGTCAAGCTTGTGCTGGGTGTTAAACGTTTTTCAGGTGAAGCAGCTGGCTTGGATGTTTTCTGCTACAAACCAGGAAACAGCAGCCcaactgaaggaaaaacacCAGGAGGAACATAAACCAGCACAGGTATAGTAGTAGACTCTCTATAAATCTGATTTTTCACCTCATTTAGATGCCAGAACGTACAAAAAGATCAAACGTGATGGTGTGTTCGGGACTCAGTTTAGTATGTCTGGCAATATGTGCTAGTTTGTTGGTAAGATACCAGTAGGAGATGGTTGCAAGGGTGTTTGAGATGGTTACTGGGTTTCTAGGGTGTATTAATAAGTAAGTTGGATACTTGAGTGTTCATTGTCTTTCAGGTGAAGCCATTAGGCCAAAAGCTTTTGAAGCCTTTGGCGCAGAAGTTTTTAGCTGCCACAGCCCAGGAAACAGCAGTCCAACCAAAGAAGCAAGACAGAGAGGATCAAAAACTATCACTGGTAAAGACCTAGTGTCTTTTTTAGTTATaacttttggatggattgcctCGAATTTTTCTACAGATATCCATgatccccagaagatgaatcctacaCACATTAATCATGCTATGCAGCTTCTCCAGTGAGGGGATTTGCTGCTTTCcactgttttatatcattgtacattgaatatatttgtgttttaggctgttagtttgacaaaacaagacatctgaagatgtcacattggatttaacaattaattgattcattgaggAAGTATTTAAATAATCCTCAGCTTCAGCTGTAGAAGATGTAACAACCCCTAAAAAACCTAATTCAATTTGAAATGCATCAATCCGTCTTGTAGTGTCTCTAGTCGCAATATGAAGAGCTTTCATTTGCTCAGAGATTCAGTTGAGATTAAACACTACATACGTGCTCAAATGCTTCATACATTATAAACCCTCCAATTTTCTCTGACCAAAGATGCCAGACTCAGCAAGTGCCACCACCAAAATGAATCCTGCAGCGGCAGAAGCCACGAGAAAGGATGACCCCAAAGCATGTATGTAATTGTGTTAAGATTTATTCAACACAGGAAATTGCAAAATAACCAAGAATGTGGTTGACAGTGacctttctccttttttacaGCATGTGAAACTGCACAGCTCTGCGATTTCTCCACTGGACTGAAGGTACAACAGATTTTTGACAATTGTGCAATTGTCCATTTTATCTGATATTTGCCTCTTTTCTTCTATTGCAGCCCTTTTTCTTATGTTAAACTTGCGCTAACACAGCTAATGCTAGTTGGAGCCTCAGTACGAGAGGAGTATTTGACCTGACTTTGGCCTCCTCTGATTGGTTTGGTTGGGGCGAGTCTCGCTTAAAACCTTGAGATCTAAATATCTCTGTACTGATACCAATCTGTCCAATGAGCCTCCccacattaaaacatactttgaaacatatttcaattaatataagaaaaaaatgacctaCTGTTGTTTAAATTCAATGTTTATTTGCTGCACTTTTCAGAACAATCAGCAAAGGTTATTATGTTTCCATTATCTATTTGTGTCAAGATTGTGCTGAgtgtttaacatttttcaggTGAAACAGCTGGCCTGGATGTTTTCAGATACAACCCACAAAACAGCAGTCCGACCAAAGGAGAAACACAATGAGGAACGAAAACCAGCACAGGTATAGTAGCAGACCCTTTGTAAATcttatttttcatctcattGAGGTGCCAGGAAGAACCTAAACATATGTCACCAACTGTGCTCTAACAAGACTTTCATCTTATTcagatgagagaagaaaaaatgagTAACATCAGAGCAGCGGAGAGAGCCTGCGAGGTACTGCGCTTaagtttttgactgttttttacTCTAAATTACTCTATTCATCATTTATTATATGAAGTTATTGCTGCTacttaaaaaattatttgaattcTGTAAACAAATTTGTGATAAAAATGCTGGACAGTGTGAAACCAGCTGAAAAAGTCTTTATTGGATATACACTTTACTTTGAAATTAAATCACTCAAATATTATGAACTTTCCACCTCTTTTTGTCAGAGTGTCCCAGATTCAACAAGTGCCACCACCCAAACCGAtactgcagcagcagatgcCGTAACAGAGGAGGATCCTAAATCATGTATGTAGTATGATTTATTATACGCAGGAAATTGTtaaataatcaagaaaatgaacCATTCactgtcttctttctcttcagTGAGTGAAACTGCACAGGTCTCTGATTTCTCCACTGGCATGAAGGTACAGCAGACTCTGTTTCCAATGTTATGCAAACACTTTCGCAgttgtgtttttgctgattGTTCAGAAAAGTTATGATCTTTTTGtggatgtttaaaatgttacagGTGAAGCAACTGGCCCTGATGTTTTCAGCTACAACcaagaaaacagcagcagtccaGCAACCAAAGGAGAAACACCAGGAGGAACAAAAACTACCACAGGTGATAGATGTTCTGACAGAAAATGCAGCTTTTAAGTTTTATGCTAACTGATTTGAAAAGTGCTGTGTTAACAGCTATgatcatattattattaattagttGGATACAtgaatgttttatatctttCAGGCGAAGCCTTTGGCGCAGAAGTTTTTAGCTGCCACAGCCCAGGAAACAGCAGTCCAGCAACCAAAGGAGAAACACGAGGAGGAACAAAAACTACCACAGGTGATAGATGTTTGGACAGAAAATGCAGCTTCACATTTTATTgttgacagacttgaaaagtgCTGTGCTAACAGCTATgatcatattattattaattagttGGATACTTGAATGCTAAATATCTTTCAGCCTTTGGCGCAGAAGTTTTTAGCTGCCACAGCCCAAGAAACAGCAGTCCAACCAAAGAAGCAAGACAGAGAGGATCAAAAACTATCACCGGTAAAGAACTAGTGTCTTTTTTAGTTATAACTGTTGGATGGATCCCCTTGAATTGTTCTACAGATATCCATAATCCCAAGTAGATGAATCCTACACACATTAATAATGCTTTGCAGTTTCTCCAGTgagaggattttctgctttccactgttttatatcattgtacattgaatatatttgtgttttaggctgttagtttgacaaaacaagacatctgaagacgtcacatTGGActtaacaattaattgattaattgaggaaGTATTAAAATAATCCTCAGCTTCAGCCGTAGAAGATGTAACAACCCCTAAAAAACCTAATTCAATTTGAAATGCATCAATCCGTCTTGTAGTGTCTCTAGTCGCAATATGAAGAACTTTCATTTGCTCACAGATTGTCATACAGTTGAGATGAAACACTACATACGTGCTCAAATGCTTCATACATTTTAAACCTTCCACCTTTCTCTGACAAAAGATGCCAGACTCAACAAGTGCCACCACCAAAATGAATCCTGCAGCGGCAGAAGCTGCGAGAACGGAGGACCCCAAATCATGTATGTAATTGTGTTAAGGTTTATTCAACACAGGAAATTGAAAAATAACCAAGAAAATTAAGGAAATGTGGTTGACAGTgacctttctcttttttttacagcatgtGAAACTGCACAGCTCTGCGATTTCTCCACTGAACTGAAGGTACAACAGATTTTTGACAATTGTGTAATTGTCCATTTTATCTGATATTTGCCTCTCTTGTTCTATTACAGCCCTTTTTCTTATGTTAAACTCACACTAACGCAGCTAATGCTAGCATGGAGTCTCAGTATGAGAGGAGTACTTGACCTGACTTTGGCCTCCTCTGATTGGATAGAGGGGAGAGTCTCACTTAAAACCTTGAGAACTAAATATCTCTGTACTGATAACAGGCTGTCCAATGAACCTCCCCACATTAAGATACACTTTAAAgcatatttcaattaaaaaatataataaaaacaactgacatactgttttttttaaatttaatgtttatttgcaagacatctgaagacgtcacaaTTATCAGATTGATTTTTCACTATTCTCTGACATTTGTTAggctaaacaattaattgattaattgaaaaaatgtgaaaataatcatcagaagataacaacacaacagcacaaaacaacacaacagtaaCAACACAAGAGCTTATGATAGAGCTCAAAAATATGTATGATGTTGTAGATGTCTATGCaactaaaaacactaaaataataaTCCCCCctaaaaagacacattcattTTTGTAAAGCAGAAATCACTCCAATATAAAGAGCTTTCCTTTGCTCAGAGATTCATATACAGGTGAGATGATGCTCTTGCttaaatgtttcaaatattCCACCTTTCTCTGACAAAAGGTTCCAGATACAACAAGTGCCACCACCAAAATGAATCCTGCAGTGACAGAGGACGCAACAAAGGAGGACCCCAAAGCATGTATGTGGTTGTGTTATGGTTAATTTAACACAGGAAACTGCTAAATAGTTAAGGGAATGCGATTGACAGTGACCTTCCTCTGTTTTTACAGTGTCTGAAACTGCACAGCTCTCTGATTGCTCCACTGGACTGAAGGTATAGCcaatttcattcattaattatATAATGTTCAATAACTATTTGTGTCAAGCTTGTGCTTGGTGTTAAACATTTTTCAGGTGAAGCAGCTGGCTTGGATGTTTTCCGCTACAAACCAGGAAACAGCAGCCcaactgaaggaaaaacacCAGGAGGAACGTAAACCAGCACAGGTATAGTAGTAGACTCTCTATAAATCTGATTTTTCACCTCATTTAGATGCCAGAAAGTACAAAAAGATCAAACGTGTGTTCGGGACTCAGTTTAGTATGTCTGGCAATATGTGCTAGTTTGTTGGTAAGATACCAATAGGAGATGGTTGCAAGGGTGTTTGAGATGGTTACTAGGTTTCTAGGGTGTATTAATAAGTAAGTTGGATATTTGAGTGTTCATTGTCTTTCAGGTGAAGCCATTAGGCCAAAAGCTTTCAGCTGCCACAGCCCAGGAAACAGCaaaggggaaagagagggaCGATCAAAAACTATCACAGGTACAGTACCAGTGCctctattgtgttgtttttttttaatcattcctATAGTAGTTTTGCTTCATTAACCTACTGAGGTGCGGAAGACAACAATTTTAAGAAAATCTTAGTTTTAAAATATGAGAATCACAAGTCCACTTACAAGTCAGTTTATTATAAATTTTGTGGTTTAGCAATTAGGAATGGGCTGACTTTATCACTGCTGTTTGCTGGTCAGCACACTTTTCCTGACAAAAATTATAAAAGAAGCGTACTCTACTTGCCATCTCAGCAAGTGACCCTAAAATCTATATGATTTATGACTATTATACACTGTTCAGCCATTAAGAGAAATCCTTCAAATTCAGTCTTTAACAGTATGTAAGTCTTCTATTATATTCTTCTACTTGCGTAACAATGCTGGTATTAGGAGTGCTCTGGTAGATGAATGGTTACAGCACAGACCACATAACGGCAACATTGCCGCTTCAACTCTGGCttgggacctttgttgcatcatccttccctctctctccccttgtctcctgtctgcttctccactaTCCACTCTCcgttaaagacaaaaaaggcccaaaaactatttaaaaaaaacaatgctgcTGTTGTACCTGCACATACGGTTGTACTTAGAAGCCTTGTTTTGCGTAAACTCATTCAAGGTAAGGCAAGACAGAATCCCAGATGACGTAAAGCACATGGTTGAGATGAGAGAACGAAATGGGGATGAAGACAGATCATCTGTAAAAGCCTGTAAAGTAAGTTTTgaatatttagcttttttattttagtcttttcTCCTCAATATGGTTTGATACCAAAATGCTGTCCATCAGCCTTTACAGGAGAGCTTGGATTGCAGACCGGTGGAGACCAACAGTGAGCTCTCAAAGGTGATGGAGGATGCTTGCCAGAAGTCTCTAGACCTTAAAATCTCCAATGAAACTCTGAGAAATACAAAATTGATCAAGGTGGGGCAAATTCACCAGAAACTGGAAAAGCCATATTCTAATGGTAAGGCCATACACTTACTAATCATTGCACTttaattgttttgcatttgcaACCGTAATTTACGGACACTGATTATTAActaacagtatttttttaaccCCACAGATCTTGAATGGATTACCAAGTTTGCAGGTGCgtgttttaaagtgtaaaaaaatgttatctAAACAGGAAAAGAAGCAAATACAAGGAATTCTTCAAGTtcagaagaaagaaagatgatcTTTTTAAAGCTCACTGTGAAGTTTTCTATTACTTCTACTGTTTCTCTCTTAACTCTAGTGGATATAAAGCTGGATCCTACCACCGCACACCGATGCCTTATTTCTGCTGATGGGAAGGAAGTAAGAGACGAACAAGAGACAGACGTGGCTGATGCTCCAGAGAGGTTTGATCTGTGCGGCAGCGTCCTGGGGCTCAACAAGTTTACCTCTTGGAAATCATACTGGGAAGTGGAGGTCAGCAACAAGACCGGGTGGGATCTAGGTGTAGCGAGAGGCGACGCAAACCGCAAGGGGAAACTATTGCTGAGGCCTGATGACGGTTACTGGGctattgtacattttaaaaacaaagagtaCGCAGCCCTGACAGCTCCACCTGTTCCCCTtttgtttaaagaaaatctACAGAAGGTGGGAGTGTTTGTGGACTACGAGGGAGGTCTTGTGTCTTTCTACAACGTGACGGCTAAATCTCACATCTACTCCTTTACTCTGTGTTCGTTCACCGGAGAAATCTGCCCATATTTCAGTTTGCATCTTGGTGAAAGTGCTGATCCTCTTATCATCTCAACTGTGAAACACCAATAATTATATGCAGCATGTTATTACAAGGGTGTGTATGCAACATACTCTTACAGCCATTTTACTCTggtttttacagattttataGAAATGGCAAGGTTTTGAAAATGGTGCTTTTTTGGTAACATTACAAGGAATATGTGTTTTCATCATTGGTGCAGTTACttacaataagtgttttattgttaatgttagcatttcCGTTAAAGCTATGTTTTGTTAAAGGGGGCATAtcttgctttttgtgattttctgttatttttttactgttacaatgtcggatgtctatgttaaacatagtcaaaggtCAAAAAAATTGGGTTGAACCTATGTTAAATGCTcgctgcaagtcaaaagtcagggcttcattCTGCACGCTTGGTTtacaatgttacctctactttcTCCTCTTGATGATGTCAGGTTGTTCGCGCATGCCCAGAAATGGCCAACCGTTTCGTaacctttgttgctaaggtggttcCAAGTGTTGTTTGCGTTGTTCACTTGCATTTTTTGGGTCGGATTCGGACCCAGCatttatggatgtatttgagcAGTTTACATTtagagtaaagaacaagaaaaagaagtgaaatcctgcttcTACCGTTTGCTTACATAGCCTCCCAAGCCGCTGGAAGTCGGccggtataagataaataaggagttttttaaactgtaaaacattcaaagatattcaagtaaagcctcagaatataaatgtagAGCTGGAACACTGGATCCTATTTTCTATAATGCAACTGAATAGTGTCTTATGTAAGGCCCTACCTGCTTGGTAAACACCAACTTCTTCCAAATAAAAtattcagggtttttttttagaccTCGTAAAGCTCCTTCTTGAGTCAACATAGAAAGTATTATGTCAATATATGTTATAAAAGAGTTTTTTCAGGTTGAGTTGTACTTGTTATTAAGAGTTAACTGAACATAATGTGTAAAATCACTAGAGTGCACCTTTAAttgttataatataatatatatatatataatgtaaaagAATTCCCTTGTTGAGTTCACATGTCCTGCAATTAGATAAAGaaaatttgtaatatttttctaCAAGTATGCATTTCCTTTATATTAAgcattgtgtatttttgtttttggtgtctTCTTTTTGAATCCCTGTAAGCTACCAAATCTACTCTTAGCTACTCTTCTTAGAGTTCAAAGGAGAGTAACTAAAAGTTTCTCCTAAttacagcagacaaaaacactttttaaaaactaatgTCAGGACAATCTTTAAAACctacattatatattattttcaaaagtgtcaaagtgtttttattaaatgttttgatgtCCATTTCATGTATGGATGGGTagacaatgataaaaaaaaattgatgagGACACCAGAGGACAGTTAGTGAAATCCTCATTCTGTCACTTTCTGTTCATATAACCTGTTATTTCTAGTTACATCCTTGTATAAAACCACATGTACACCAtcactgtgacctctgacccctgccCTGTCTTCCCTTGGTTTTGTCACATGATGGTAAAGTGGGAATTTATAtcatttacttatttttgtAAGCTATTAGTTAGGACATTTGACATAGTCTATAAAATCACATGCAAGGGTGTAATACAAACTGTTACATAACAACTTTTTATACTTCAACGCACAGGGGAATGAAAATCCCAATAAagagtttctttttctttttctgacacTATCAATTGttcctgcatttttttccaaatgagtCTGACAGATTAGTGTTGCTTAACGACACTACAGTGCATGATGCGAGTAGGTTTTGAACTAGTAAAGAATTGTTTTGGCTGAAACgaaactgaaacagtttaaaGTTAATAGAAAGGAGGAGAGACGGGAAATGACCGACAGATCACACACAGGATCATCAAGGATACAGACCGAGGTAGGCTGAGATAAGCAGGTTATGATATCGttactttttactttaaagCACTTTTTTGGTAGAATTATGAGGCAACATAAAGCACGAATGATAACACAGATTAGAAGTTTAGTGTTCCTGTTTGGCGAATATGTAATAGAAGGAAATCATCTTGAAAACTGTTGTAAGCATTTGAAAGAAATAATTTAGATTTGTATGCGTGTTGTAAAGTTATTAGAGGTCGTGTTTAAACATGCACAGTATGTTATGTCAAAAAGAGCGATTTCATACTTGTGACCGATATATCCGGGTTTCATAACACTGTCGATGATTACAAGGACGATACGGCTTGACAGGTGCAGTCATGCAAATATA
This genomic interval carries:
- the LOC121889536 gene encoding uncharacterized protein LOC121889536 isoform X1, giving the protein MTKDRKGKMGCTQKDVRVAESEQTDKAVDCVSDKSLQVCHCGWSKVTTYQGLRTHQGKMGCTRKDVRVAESEQTDKAAYCFPGEHLRVCHCGWSKVTTYQGLRTHQGKMGCTRKDVRVAESEQTDKAAYCFPGEHLRVCHCGWSKVTTYQGLRIHQGRMGCTQRGVRGAGSEQQNMWGNVGLPNKQQNLWVDIYTSIKTDTTDCSSQTSLQVCHCGWTQVTTYQGLRTHQGKMGCTQRGVRGAESKQQNMWGSVGLYTSVKTETTAGCSSDKSLQVCHCGWKKETTYRGLRIHQGKMGCTPKGMRIPATEQHDWKNPLEDVNQKKLQPALKVIIKKEDVPSPPRIDVCTKSASLTAPIKEEYEASAIPHRSATLSSPQSAVVRPKKKKRKDQTSPQVNGSIRERPTIYPIPAVRAKEKTKNDQILLQVADRGAMTGYAAKAATIKEEPHTPFAIQQQPFQTATNSKSGHELHDSSSGVQVNRSVRERPTLPPRPTVVPPKKKEGEDQTPSQVNRSIRERPTIYPIPAVRAKEKTKNDQILSQVNRSVRERPTLPPRPTVVPPKKEGKDQTPSQVCAAKAIQERLKSELELKIQMREEKLQKKAAEKVCESVPDSTSATTQTNTAAADAISEEDPKSLNETAQDSDFSTGMKVKQLALMFSATTKKTAAVQQPKEKPQEEQKLPQAKPLVQRFLDATAQETAVQQPKEKHEKEQKLPQPLAQKFLAATAQETAVQPKKQDKEDQKLSPMPDSTSATTKMNPAVTEDATKEDPKALSETAQLSDCSTGLKVKQLAWMFSATNQETAAQLKEKHQEEHKPAQVKPLGQKLLKPLAQKFLAATAQETAVQPKKQDREDQKLSLMPDSASATTKMNPAAAEATRKDDPKASCETAQLCDFSTGLKVKQLAWMFSDTTHKTAVRPKEKHNEERKPAQMREEKMSNIRAAERACESVPDSTSATTQTDTAAADAVTEEDPKSLSETAQVSDFSTGMKVKQLALMFSATTKKTAAVQQPKEKHQEEQKLPQAKPLAQKFLAATAQETAVQQPKEKHEEEQKLPQPLAQKFLAATAQETAVQPKKQDREDQKLSPMPDSTSATTKMNPAAAEAARTEDPKSSCETAQLCDFSTELKVPDTTSATTKMNPAVTEDATKEDPKALSETAQLSDCSTGLKVKQLAWMFSATNQETAAQLKEKHQEERKPAQVKPLGQKLSAATAQETAKGKERDDQKLSQVRQDRIPDDVKHMVEMRERNGDEDRSSVKACKPLQESLDCRPVETNSELSKVMEDACQKSLDLKISNETLRNTKLIKVGQIHQKLEKPYSNDLEWITKFAVDIKLDPTTAHRCLISADGKEVRDEQETDVADAPERFDLCGSVLGLNKFTSWKSYWEVEVSNKTGWDLGVARGDANRKGKLLLRPDDGYWAIVHFKNKEYAALTAPPVPLLFKENLQKVGVFVDYEGGLVSFYNVTAKSHIYSFTLCSFTGEICPYFSLHLGESADPLIISTVKHQ
- the LOC121889536 gene encoding uncharacterized protein LOC121889536 isoform X2, translated to MTKDRKGKMGCTQKDVRVAESEQTDKAVDCVSDKSLQVCHCGWSKVTTYQGLRTHQGKMGCTRKDVRVAESEQTDKAAYCFPGEHLRVCHCGWSKVTTYQGLRTHQGKMGCTRKDVRVAESEQTDKAAYCFPGEHLRVCHCGWSKVTTYQGLRIHQGRMGCTQRGVRGAGSEQQNMWGNVGLPNKQQNLWVDIYTSIKTDTTDCSSQTSLQVCHCGWTQVTTYQGLRTHQGKMGCTQRGVRGAESKQQNMWGSVGLYTSVKTETTAGCSSDKSLQVCHCGWKKETTYRGLRIHQGKMGCTPKGMRIPATEQHDWKNPLEDVNQKKLQPALKVIIKKEDVPSPPRIDVCTKSASLTAPIKEEYEASAIPHRSATLSSPQSAVVRPKKKKRKDQTSPQVNGSIRERPTIYPIPAVRAKEKTKNDQILLQVADRGAMTGYAAKAATIKEEPHTPFAIQQQPFQTATNSKSGHELHDSSSGVQVNRSVRERPTLPPRPTVVPPKKKEGEDQTPSQVNRSIRERPTIYPIPAVRAKEKTKNDQILSQVNRSVRERPTLPPRPTVVPPKKEGKDQTPSQVCAAKAIQERLKSELELKIQMREEKLQKKAAEKVCESVPDSTSATTQTNTAAADAISEEDPKSLNETAQDSDFSTGMKVKQLALMFSATTKKTAAVQQPKEKPQEEQKLPQAKPLVQRFLDATAQETAVQQPKEKHEKEQKLPQPLAQKFLAATAQETAVQPKKQDKEDQKLSPMPDSTSATTKMNPAVTEDATKEDPKALSETAQLSDCSTGLKVKQLAWMFSATNQETAAQLKEKHQEEHKPAQVKPLGQKLLKPLAQKFLAATAQETAVQPKKQDREDQKLSLMPDSASATTKMNPAAAEATRKDDPKASCETAQLCDFSTGLKVKQLAWMFSDTTHKTAVRPKEKHNEERKPAQSVPDSTSATTQTDTAAADAVTEEDPKSLSETAQVSDFSTGMKVKQLALMFSATTKKTAAVQQPKEKHQEEQKLPQAKPLAQKFLAATAQETAVQQPKEKHEEEQKLPQPLAQKFLAATAQETAVQPKKQDREDQKLSPMPDSTSATTKMNPAAAEAARTEDPKSSCETAQLCDFSTELKVPDTTSATTKMNPAVTEDATKEDPKALSETAQLSDCSTGLKVKQLAWMFSATNQETAAQLKEKHQEERKPAQVKPLGQKLSAATAQETAKGKERDDQKLSQVRQDRIPDDVKHMVEMRERNGDEDRSSVKACKPLQESLDCRPVETNSELSKVMEDACQKSLDLKISNETLRNTKLIKVGQIHQKLEKPYSNDLEWITKFAVDIKLDPTTAHRCLISADGKEVRDEQETDVADAPERFDLCGSVLGLNKFTSWKSYWEVEVSNKTGWDLGVARGDANRKGKLLLRPDDGYWAIVHFKNKEYAALTAPPVPLLFKENLQKVGVFVDYEGGLVSFYNVTAKSHIYSFTLCSFTGEICPYFSLHLGESADPLIISTVKHQ
- the LOC121889536 gene encoding serine/arginine repetitive matrix protein 1-like isoform X4; translated protein: MTKDRKGKMGCTQKDVRVAESEQTDKAVDCVSDKSLQVCHCGWSKVTTYQGLRTHQGKMGCTRKDVRVAESEQTDKAAYCFPGEHLRVCHCGWSKVTTYQGLRTHQGKMGCTRKDVRVAESEQTDKAAYCFPGEHLRVCHCGWSKVTTYQGLRIHQGRMGCTQRGVRGAGSEQQNMWGNVGLPNKQQNLWVDIYTSIKTDTTDCSSQTSLQVCHCGWTQVTTYQGLRTHQGKMGCTQRGVRGAESKQQNMWGSVGLYTSVKTETTAGCSSDKSLQVCHCGWKKETTYRGLRIHQGKMGCTPKGMRIPATEQHDWKNPLEDVNQKKLQPALKVIIKKEDVPSPPRIDVCTKSASLTAPIKEEYEASAIPHRSATLSSPQSAVVRPKKKKRKDQTSPQVNGSIRERPTIYPIPAVRAKEKTKNDQILLQVADRGAMTGYAAKAATIKEEPHTPFAIQQQPFQTATNSKSGHELHDSSSGVQVNRSVRERPTLPPRPTVVPPKKKEGEDQTPSQVNRSIRERPTIYPIPAVRAKEKTKNDQILSQVNRSVRERPTLPPRPTVVPPKKEGKDQTPSQVCAAKAIQERLKSELELKIQMREEKLQKKAAEKVCESVPDSTSATTQTNTAAADAISEEDPKSLNETAQDSDFSTGMKVKQLALMFSATTKKTAAVQQPKEKPQEEQKLPQAKPLVQRFLDATAQETAVQQPKEKHEKEQKLPQPLAQKFLAATAQETAVQPKKQDKEDQKLSPMPDSTSATTKMNPAVTEDATKEDPKALSETAQLSDCSTGLKVKQLAWMFSATNQETAAQLKEKHQEEHKPAQVKPLGQKLLKPLAQKFLAATAQETAVQPKKQDREDQKLSLMPDSTSATTKMNPAAAEAARTEDPKSSCETAQLCDFSTELKVPDTTSATTKMNPAVTEDATKEDPKALSETAQLSDCSTGLKVKQLAWMFSATNQETAAQLKEKHQEERKPAQVKPLGQKLSAATAQETAKGKERDDQKLSQVRQDRIPDDVKHMVEMRERNGDEDRSSVKACKPLQESLDCRPVETNSELSKVMEDACQKSLDLKISNETLRNTKLIKVGQIHQKLEKPYSNDLEWITKFAVDIKLDPTTAHRCLISADGKEVRDEQETDVADAPERFDLCGSVLGLNKFTSWKSYWEVEVSNKTGWDLGVARGDANRKGKLLLRPDDGYWAIVHFKNKEYAALTAPPVPLLFKENLQKVGVFVDYEGGLVSFYNVTAKSHIYSFTLCSFTGEICPYFSLHLGESADPLIISTVKHQ